The Nomia melanderi isolate GNS246 chromosome 7, iyNomMela1, whole genome shotgun sequence genome includes a window with the following:
- the Nf-YB gene encoding nuclear factor Y-box B → MENSGESGDDGGPLGPTAFLSGSGVSTSYISVQSDDMEDDPENTDDSNHGASDPLQGAGGGGGAGPLREQDRFLPIANVAKIMKRAIPEAGKIAKDARECVQECVSEFISFITSEASDRCHMEKRKTINGEDILFAMTTLGFDNYVEPLKVYLQKYREATKGDNPPGSGTTAGNGKAEPQGTIYEDQLFAIAATASNATTSDTPVIYSYTSTDQMQFQLS, encoded by the exons ATGGAAAATAGTGGTGAAAGTGGTGATGACGGGGGACCATTAGGTCCAACTGCATTCCTTAGTGGAAGCGGTGTTTCTACATCATATATTAGTGTACAATCAGACGACATGGAAG ACGATCCTGAAAACACTGATGATTCAAATCATGGAGCCAGTGACCCTTTACAAGGAGCTGGAGGCGGTGGTGGTGCAGGACCACTTCGTGAACAAGATCGGTTTCTTCCAATAGCAAATGTGGCTAAAATTATGAAAAGAGCCATACCAGAAGCAGGAAAGATAGCTAAAGATGCACGTGAGTGTGTGCAGGAATGTGTTTCTGAATTCATATCATTTATCACATCTGAAGCGAGCGACCGGTGTCACATGGAGAAACGCAAGACTATTAATGGTGAAGACATTCTATTTGCAATGACAACTCTTGGTTTTGATAATTATGTAGAGCCACTGAAAGTGTATCTACAAAAATACAGAGAAGCTACAAAAGGAGATAATCCTCCAGGTAGTGGTACAACAGCTGGTAATGGAAAAGCTGAACCACAAGGAACTATATATGAAGATCAGCTATTTGCCATTGCTGCAACTGCGTCCAATGCTACTACCTCTGACACACCTGTTATATACAGTTATACATCCACAGATCAAATGCAATTTCAGCTTTCTTGA
- the LOC116424409 gene encoding uncharacterized protein LOC116424409, which translates to MYAAAGGASIANRRKQKRLQLNKRVAEGTIPSRLKTVPASQHHYHQHQHQHHHHPSKFARPHVVPPSSTPQPQPPSSAFHQSIDRRRHVEKSPQVAPVSPIQFPISPPPLSLESPSSVTCATKSNNFPFPPPSILDLRVSPSSSELQCGGGPGKAAWQGCSRPSPLPLSPMSPHGCRGDGYKTKQCEAHRRWMKRNRIRDASYCYGSSGEDDEEDGSSNANRRRGEVSAAVNTVLYAGLGTTALGLVISFVGTGEKGFLSPELRLVGPSLLCAGLLCCLFRVLLCLCLCRCGQCRWRFCHVTSDKKEKVRKAEARPAGTLPTASLLSPSQQQQPPQQSATCSSGPASSSTKAHELLLSPAQLPE; encoded by the exons ATGTACGCAGCTGCGGGTGGCGCCAGTATAGCGAACAGGAGGAAGCAAAAACGGTTGCAGCTAAACAAACGTGTCGCCGAGGGTACAATCCCATCACGGCTGAAGACAGTTCCAGCTTCACAGCACCACTACCACCAACACCAACACcaacaccaccaccacccgagCAAGTTTGCGCGTCCGCACGTTGTTCCACCATCTTCCACACCACAGCCACAACCACCGTCATCTGCATTCCATCAGAGCATCGATCGACGGCGTCATGTCGAGAAGTCTCCGCAGGTCGCACCTGTCTCTCCGATCCAATTCCCAATATCGCCACCGCCGCTATCCCTCGAATCACCTAGTTCAGTTACTTGCGCCACTAAATCCAATAACTTCCCTTTCCCGCCACCATCGATCCTTGATCTCAGAGTATCGCCATCTTCTTCGGAGCTACAG TGTGGTGGAGGACCTGGTAAAGCAGCATGGCAAGGATGCAGCAGACCTTCTCCCCTCCCTTTGTCTCCTATGTCACCTCACGGATGCCGTGGAGATGGCTACAAGACAAAGCAATGCGAAGCTCATCGACGATGGATGAAAAGGAACAGG ATAAGAGACGCAAGCTATTGCTATGGGAGCAGTGGAGAAGATGACGAAGAAGATGGTAGCAGTAATGCAAACCGTCGTAGAGGAGAAGTTAGTGCGGCAGTGAATACCGTACTTTATGCAGGGCTGGGAACTACAGCGCTCGGATTAGTTATCTCGTTTGTCGGCACTGGAGAGAAAGGATTCCTCAGTCCGGAATTGAGGCTGGTGGGTCCTTCACTACTGTGCGCCGGTTTACTGTGTTGCCTATTTCGGGTGCTGCTCTGCCTCTGTTTATGTCGTTGTGGTCAATGCCGCTGGCGGTTTTGCCATGTCACTTCTGACAAGAAGGAGAAAGTGAGGAAAGCAGAAGCGCGTCCAGCTGGAACATTGCCTACCGCCTCACTTTTGTCACCATCGCAGCAACAACAGCCACCTCAACAATCGGCCACGTGTTCGAGTGGCCCAGCATCATCATCAACAAAAGCACATGAGCTGTTGCTCTCTCCTGCCCAACTACCAGAATGA
- the LOC116424410 gene encoding ribosome biogenesis regulatory protein homolog: MDIVQSILENETQEKDLRKSIEVNKDIEVEIDAGSLLAFDYNTLNIKALKSGQEKYLTSLTRDNVQILINKIWELPIERVEETIVAKLPKPEYVLPRSRQIPKPKPLTKWQQYAKEKGIKSKKKDKSKLKWDTELQKWIPTFGYKRSKAEEQKEWLVEINDDNKVIEDPFAAAKAAKGERQSKNELQRLRNIAKAKNIKIPQVGLPTKEHFPDSQQLSQAITVARTSTASVGKFQNRLPKEKDAKGIAKQVPGMKRKAEKAPENMQDEKRRNKDLAENILKNNTKVFREDFSVPKVQLAKPKAKKGKKGVKDRGAKKPKGGKGKRDMRLKVGGRKRR; the protein is encoded by the exons ATGGATATTGTACAATCAATTTTGGAGAATGAAACACAGGAGAAGGATTTACGCAAATCCATCGAAGTGAATAAAGATATAGAAGTTGAAATAGATGCAGGATCTCTTTTAGCATTTGATTACAATACTCTCAACATAAAAGCACTGAA gTCTGggcaagaaaaatatttaacaagctTAACTAGGGATAATgtgcaaatattaattaataaaatttgggAACTTCCAATAGAACGTGTAGAAGAAACAATAGTAGCAAAATTACCAAAACCTGAGTATGTATTGCCTCGATCCAGACAAATACCAAAACCTAAACCGTTAACAAAATGGCAACAGTATGCTAAAGAGAAGGGTATCAAGtctaaaaagaaagataaatcaAAACTTAAGTGGGACACTGAGTTGCAg AAATGGATACCTACATTTGGTTACAAACGTAGTAAAGCTGAGGAACAGAAAGAATGGTTGGTTGAAATTAACGATGATAATAAGGTCATAGAAGATCCATTTGCAGCAGCAAAGGCAGCAAAAGGAGAAAGACAATCAAAGAATGAATTACAAAGATTGCGTAACATTGCTAAagcaaagaatattaaaattccacAAGTGGGTCTTCCTACCAAAGAGCATTTCCCTGATTCACAACAATTATCTCAAGCTATTACTGTTGCTCGAACATCAACAGCATCTGTTGGCAAATTCCAAAACAG GTTACCAAAAGAAAAGGATGCTAAAGGTATTGCAAAACAGGTACCTGGAATGAAACGAAAGGCAGAAAAAGCACCAGAAAATATGCAAGATGAAAAGAGACGCAATAAAGATTTAGCAGAGAACATTCTTAAAAACAACACTAAAGTTTTCCGTGAGGACTTCTCTGTACCAAA AGTACAACTAGCTAAGCCGAAGGCGAAAAAAGGCAAGAAAGGCGTGAAAGACAGGGGCGCGAAGAAACCAAAAGGAGGAAAAGGGAAGCGAGATATGCGACTTAAAGTGGGGGGTAGAAAACGAAGATGA
- the Polr3H gene encoding RNA polymerase III subunit H: MFVLAELKDTVRIPPWEFKRKLNDAITDELNRKLANKVYLNVGLCIALHDITKIEESYIFPGDGASHTKVIFRFIVFRPFMEEILIGKIRSCSVDGVHVTLGFFEDIVIPPHKLQHPSRFDQMEQAWVWEYDTGDGEKHDLFMDAGEIIRFRVVSETFTEALPTGPNVSGESAEKSEAKNISPYILGGAIDEPGLGLLTWWENT, from the exons ATGTTTGTTCTTGCTGAATTGAAAGACACAGTTAGGATTCCACCGTGGGAGTTTAAACGGAAATTAAACGATGCGATTACTGATGAACTTAATAGAAAACTTGCCAATAAG GTTTATCTCAATGTGGGTCTTTGTATTGCTCTTCATGATATCACAAAAATTGAGGAATCATATATCTTTCCTGGGGATGGAGCATCTCATACTAAagtaatatttcgttttattgtgTTCCGCCCATTTATGGAAGAAATTTTAATAGGGAAGATACGTAGCTGTAGTGTTGATGGTGTCCATG TAACGTTAGGATTTTTTGAAGATATTGTAATTCCACCTCACAAACTACAACATCCATCGAGGTTTGATCAAATGGAACAAGCATGGGTATGGGAATATGATACAGGGGATGGTGAAAAACATGATCTTTTTATGGATGCAG gaGAAATTATACGATTTAGGGTAGTAAGTGAAACTTTCACAGAAGCTTTACCTACTGGACCAAATGTATCCGGAGAATCAGCAGAAAAATCAGAAGCTAAAAATATATCTCCATATATTTTGGGg GGAGCCATTGACGAGCCAGGACTTGGGTTACTTACATGGTGGGAGAATACCTAA